One window from the genome of Streptomyces sp. NBC_01476 encodes:
- a CDS encoding DoxX family protein, translating to MLEVWRETARRYALLPLRIFLGVTFTYAGIDKLTSDTFFTDSANGSLLQILHGAKGGAAIPGMVDLALKAPHGFGYAIAIGELAVGLGTLFGLLGRVAALGGALISLSLWLTVSWPTTPYYYGNDLMYLMGWLPLVLAGTPYLSLDALLKQRRTAAGAARPVGSTTVDGPATGVSGPIDPVRSEHPA from the coding sequence ATGCTTGAGGTGTGGCGGGAAACCGCTCGTCGCTACGCACTGCTGCCGTTGCGGATTTTCCTCGGGGTCACCTTCACGTACGCCGGGATCGACAAGCTCACCAGCGACACCTTCTTCACCGACTCGGCCAACGGCTCGCTGCTGCAGATCCTGCACGGCGCCAAGGGCGGCGCGGCGATCCCGGGGATGGTCGACCTGGCGCTCAAGGCGCCGCACGGTTTCGGGTACGCCATAGCGATCGGTGAGCTGGCGGTCGGCCTCGGCACCCTGTTCGGGCTGCTCGGCCGGGTGGCGGCGCTCGGCGGGGCGCTGATCTCGCTCAGCCTGTGGCTGACGGTCAGCTGGCCCACCACGCCGTACTACTACGGCAACGACCTGATGTATCTGATGGGCTGGCTGCCGCTGGTGCTGGCCGGCACGCCCTACCTGTCGCTCGACGCGCTCCTCAAGCAGCGCCGCACGGCGGCAGGGGCGGCGCGGCCGGTGGGCAGCACCACGGTGGACGGCCCGGCTACGGGCGTTTCCGGGCCGATCGACCCCGTACGCTCCGAACACCCTGCGTGA
- a CDS encoding PspC domain-containing protein — translation MTDQPAPPEEPGAAPESAAAPGSAETPGSAETPESPGSPEKRRLARGRDEQKIFAGVCAGAGRYFGVDPVIFRIVLVVLSLTGGIGLIIYGMGWLVIPQEGDSESEAHRLLSGRIEGAPLTAVLMALVGCGLYASMIGNGANQAFSLLLIAATAGAVYWSQQRGRVPEAVSPEMASAVADAPPAVQAPPGPGGSPSWWREPLAKEGYLWGPDDGPYGAEDKAAWRLRKKSVRREKGSRWFGFGVWLLALAAGAVGVGVSWPYQPYGTSVEIGLASALGVYAFGFLLASFAGRPRFGMVFWSLLLTGGLITSAALPDQGHGVTWRPLTAGTVQRTYDRDAGVGTLDLRSLALDGGTVSVRLNVGAGQAVVRLPRGATVHLDYTMGLGEVVLPGRTNDGVDVKTHQRGQAEYAPPPGRLSTGTVDLQVRVGVGRLKVVR, via the coding sequence ATGACGGACCAGCCCGCACCCCCGGAAGAGCCCGGGGCTGCCCCGGAGTCCGCGGCAGCCCCGGGCTCCGCCGAGACACCGGGCTCCGCGGAGACGCCGGAATCCCCGGGTTCCCCGGAGAAGCGCAGGCTCGCCAGAGGCCGCGACGAGCAGAAGATCTTCGCCGGTGTGTGCGCGGGCGCGGGCCGCTACTTCGGCGTGGACCCGGTCATCTTCCGCATCGTGCTGGTCGTCCTCTCGCTGACCGGCGGCATCGGTCTGATCATCTACGGCATGGGCTGGCTGGTCATCCCGCAGGAGGGCGACTCCGAGAGCGAGGCGCACCGGCTGCTCTCCGGCCGGATCGAGGGGGCCCCGCTGACCGCCGTACTGATGGCGCTGGTCGGCTGCGGCCTGTACGCCTCGATGATCGGCAACGGCGCCAACCAGGCGTTCTCCCTGCTGCTGATCGCCGCGACGGCCGGCGCCGTCTACTGGTCGCAGCAGCGCGGCCGGGTCCCGGAGGCGGTCTCGCCGGAGATGGCGAGCGCGGTGGCCGACGCGCCCCCGGCCGTACAGGCGCCGCCCGGACCGGGCGGTTCGCCCTCCTGGTGGCGGGAGCCGCTGGCGAAGGAGGGCTACCTGTGGGGGCCGGACGACGGGCCATACGGCGCGGAGGACAAGGCGGCCTGGCGGCTGCGGAAGAAGTCGGTCCGCCGGGAGAAGGGCTCGCGCTGGTTCGGCTTCGGCGTGTGGCTGCTGGCGCTGGCCGCGGGGGCCGTCGGTGTCGGGGTCTCCTGGCCGTACCAGCCGTACGGCACCAGCGTGGAGATCGGTCTCGCCTCGGCGCTGGGCGTCTACGCCTTCGGTTTCCTGCTGGCGAGCTTCGCCGGGCGTCCCCGCTTCGGCATGGTCTTCTGGTCGCTGCTGCTCACCGGCGGTCTGATCACCTCGGCGGCGCTGCCCGACCAGGGGCACGGCGTCACCTGGCGCCCGCTGACCGCAGGCACCGTACAGCGGACCTACGACCGGGACGCCGGCGTCGGCACGCTGGACCTGCGCTCGCTGGCGCTGGACGGCGGCACGGTCTCGGTCCGCCTGAACGTGGGCGCCGGGCAGGCCGTGGTCCGGCTGCCCCGGGGCGCCACCGTGCACCTCGACTACACGATGGGCCTGGGCGAGGTCGTCCTGCCCGGAAGGACCAACGACGGAGTGGACGTCAAGACCCACCAGCGCGGACAGGCGGAGTACGCCCCGCCACCCGGCCGGCTCTCCACCGGTACCGTCGACCTCCAGGTCCGGGTGGGCGTCGGCCGGCTGAAGGTGGTCCGGTGA
- a CDS encoding ATP-binding protein: MSASSPPTGARTGAPPGPTGASFLSAPDPGEAGARKLYRSSEGRMVGGVARGLAGHLGLPVLWVRVFFLVVALFNGIGLLLYAVFWFFVPLGVGGVAEAKEPRDARSWLAGKRPDKGQIIALIGLAAGTGILVDNLNLGAANRAVWPLLVIALGVALVWRQADNARRARWVEMSHGKRFWPLARAAAGVGLVIAGVTGFIVVRGSGSHLGGILQAALAVLVGVALIAGPYLVRITQDLSAERLMRIRAQERAEVAAHVHDSVLHTLTLIQRHAEDPREVARLARAQERELRAWLYRPEGTGRDDEPTTLADAVRAAAAEVEDAHGVPVEVVCVGDCPLDERLVAQMQAAREAMVNAAKYGGDGAVQVYAEVEKQRVFVSVRDHGPGFDLDAVPGDRMGVRESIIGRMQRNGGLARLRPAPGGGTEVELEMERVAAA; this comes from the coding sequence ATGTCAGCGAGCAGCCCGCCCACCGGCGCGCGTACCGGTGCGCCCCCGGGGCCCACGGGGGCGTCCTTCCTGTCCGCGCCCGACCCCGGGGAAGCCGGTGCGCGCAAGCTCTACCGCAGCTCCGAGGGCCGGATGGTCGGCGGGGTGGCCCGCGGGCTCGCCGGGCACCTGGGCCTGCCGGTGCTGTGGGTGCGGGTCTTCTTCCTGGTCGTGGCGCTCTTCAACGGCATCGGGCTGCTGCTCTACGCGGTCTTCTGGTTCTTCGTACCGCTCGGGGTCGGCGGCGTCGCGGAGGCCAAGGAGCCCCGCGACGCCCGTTCCTGGCTGGCCGGCAAGCGCCCGGACAAGGGCCAGATCATCGCGCTGATCGGCCTCGCGGCCGGCACCGGCATCCTGGTGGACAACCTCAACCTCGGTGCCGCGAACCGGGCGGTCTGGCCGCTGCTGGTGATCGCGCTCGGCGTCGCGCTGGTCTGGCGGCAGGCCGACAACGCGCGCAGGGCCCGCTGGGTGGAGATGAGCCACGGCAAGCGGTTCTGGCCGCTGGCCCGGGCGGCGGCCGGGGTGGGGCTGGTCATCGCCGGCGTCACCGGCTTCATCGTGGTGCGTGGCTCCGGCAGCCACCTCGGCGGCATCCTGCAGGCCGCGCTCGCCGTCCTGGTCGGGGTGGCGCTGATCGCCGGCCCGTACCTGGTACGGATCACCCAGGACCTGTCCGCCGAGCGCCTGATGCGGATACGGGCCCAGGAGCGGGCCGAGGTCGCCGCCCATGTGCACGACTCGGTGCTGCACACGCTGACCCTGATCCAGCGGCACGCCGAGGACCCCCGCGAGGTGGCCCGGCTGGCCCGTGCCCAGGAACGCGAACTGCGGGCCTGGCTCTACCGCCCGGAGGGCACCGGCCGTGACGACGAGCCGACCACGCTCGCCGACGCGGTACGGGCGGCCGCCGCCGAGGTGGAGGACGCGCACGGGGTCCCGGTCGAGGTGGTCTGCGTCGGTGACTGCCCGCTCGACGAGCGGCTGGTGGCGCAGATGCAGGCCGCGCGCGAAGCCATGGTGAACGCGGCCAAGTACGGTGGGGACGGCGCGGTCCAGGTCTACGCGGAGGTCGAGAAGCAACGGGTCTTCGTGTCCGTACGCGACCACGGGCCCGGATTCGACCTCGACGCGGTGCCCGGCGACCGGATGGGCGTACGGGAGTCGATCATCGGGCGGATGCAGCGCAACGGTGGGCTGGCGAGGCTGCGGCCCGCGCCGGGCGGGGGGACGGAAGTGGAGCTGGAGATGGAGAGGGTGGCGGCGGCATGA
- a CDS encoding response regulator transcription factor yields MSAVSDTPSAGGDAARDGGAEDAGRRVRVVLVDDHRMFRTGVQAEIGATAETGVEVVGEAADVDQAVSVVAATRPEVVLLDVHLPGGGGVEVLRRSAALMADPENPVRFLALSVSDAAEDVIGVIRGGARGYVTKTITGPDLVSSIFRVRDGDAVFSPRLAGFVLDAFASTDAPPVDEDLDRLTQREREVLRLIARGYAYKEIAKQLFISVKTVESHVSAVLRKLQLSNRHELTRWATARRLV; encoded by the coding sequence ATGAGTGCTGTTTCTGACACGCCTTCCGCGGGCGGCGACGCCGCGCGGGACGGGGGAGCCGAGGACGCCGGGCGGCGGGTGCGGGTGGTGCTGGTGGACGACCACCGCATGTTCCGTACCGGGGTCCAGGCGGAGATCGGCGCGACCGCGGAGACCGGGGTGGAGGTCGTCGGCGAGGCGGCCGACGTGGACCAGGCGGTGTCGGTGGTCGCGGCCACCCGGCCGGAGGTCGTCCTGCTCGACGTGCATCTGCCCGGCGGTGGCGGGGTGGAGGTGCTGCGGCGGTCGGCGGCCTTGATGGCGGACCCGGAGAACCCGGTGCGGTTCCTGGCCCTGTCGGTCTCCGACGCGGCCGAGGACGTGATCGGCGTCATCCGCGGGGGTGCCCGGGGCTATGTCACCAAGACCATCACCGGGCCCGACCTGGTCAGTTCGATCTTCCGGGTACGGGACGGCGACGCGGTCTTCTCCCCCCGGCTGGCCGGATTCGTGCTGGACGCCTTCGCGTCGACCGACGCGCCCCCGGTGGACGAGGACCTGGACCGGCTGACCCAGCGCGAGCGCGAGGTGCTGCGGCTGATCGCCCGTGGTTACGCGTACAAGGAGATCGCCAAGCAGCTGTTCATCTCGGTCAAGACGGTCGAGTCCCATGTGTCGGCGGTGCTGCGGAAGCTGCAGCTCTCCAACCGGCACGAGCTCACCCGCTGGGCGACGGCCCGCCGCCTGGTCTGA
- a CDS encoding transglutaminase-like domain-containing protein has product MTMTPEIAAFHTAQSVASDPGEMAGLYDGLPTDVRELARVVRGLTVHRVEERLLDITHPVDRLHDDAETRYVDDILRLIVARDDAPLVRRRAYADQFVGICRDFALLHVSMLRHAGIPARMRCGFADYWGMDGFHFDHVVTEYWDDTRGWLLADAQLGTAEFADRFPGVDFDPMDVPRDRFLVAGSAWQAIRAGTADPETFGLPFEDGSMVGEFFVMGSVRLDLSALNKVETLQWDIWGGGPGPGEEPTEQDRELFDRVALVTGGDQVAHEQARRLFAEHDALRTPPTVLSLTPFNGPREVTLR; this is encoded by the coding sequence ATGACCATGACGCCGGAGATCGCGGCTTTCCACACCGCGCAGAGTGTCGCGTCCGACCCGGGTGAGATGGCCGGTCTCTATGACGGACTGCCCACTGATGTGCGGGAGTTGGCGCGGGTGGTACGGGGTCTGACGGTCCACCGGGTGGAGGAGCGGCTGCTGGACATCACGCACCCGGTCGACCGGCTGCACGACGACGCCGAGACCCGGTACGTGGACGACATCCTGCGGCTGATCGTGGCACGCGACGACGCGCCGCTGGTGCGGCGGCGGGCCTATGCCGATCAATTCGTCGGGATCTGCCGGGATTTCGCGCTGCTGCACGTATCGATGCTGCGGCATGCCGGAATTCCGGCCAGGATGCGGTGCGGGTTCGCCGATTACTGGGGGATGGACGGATTCCACTTCGACCATGTGGTCACCGAATACTGGGACGACACGCGCGGCTGGCTGCTGGCCGACGCCCAGTTGGGCACCGCGGAGTTCGCCGACCGGTTTCCCGGTGTCGACTTCGACCCGATGGACGTCCCCCGGGACCGCTTCCTCGTGGCCGGCTCCGCGTGGCAGGCGATCCGGGCCGGGACGGCGGACCCGGAGACCTTCGGCCTGCCCTTCGAGGACGGCTCGATGGTGGGCGAGTTCTTCGTGATGGGGAGCGTCCGGCTGGACCTGTCGGCGCTCAACAAGGTCGAGACGCTGCAGTGGGACATCTGGGGCGGGGGCCCGGGCCCCGGCGAGGAGCCCACGGAGCAGGACCGCGAACTCTTCGACCGGGTCGCCCTGGTCACCGGCGGCGACCAGGTCGCCCACGAGCAGGCCCGCCGGCTCTTCGCCGAACACGACGCCCTGCGCACGCCACCGACCGTCCTCTCCCTGACCCCCTTCAACGGCCCCCGCGAGGTCACCTTGCGCTGA
- a CDS encoding C40 family peptidase — protein sequence MASHSRDPHLRMSRSLVSRAACTLAIASAASAALFGETAQADPAPTTQEVKAQVDALYHEAEQATEQYNGAKEQADTARAAVDDLQDELARKTAKLNATRDTVGALAAAQYRSGGIDPALQLALNATPDTYLDRAATLDRLGARVTTALTQLTGQQRDIEHTRAEAAGRLSTLRSAQDRLAARKQTVRAKLSRAQELLARLTAAERARIEATDAGAAPGASTRGTVRPPLTAGAAAAPASARAAQAVAFAYRSLGLPYVWGATGPNSFDCSGLTQASWRSAGVSLPRTTYAQVNAGARVSLSQLRPGDLVFFYSGLSHVGIYIGNGRMIHAPHPGAPVRIAPISEMPFAAAVRPA from the coding sequence ATGGCCTCACACAGTCGCGACCCGCACTTACGCATGTCCCGCTCGCTCGTCTCCCGCGCCGCCTGCACGCTGGCCATCGCCTCGGCCGCCTCGGCCGCGCTCTTCGGGGAGACCGCCCAGGCGGACCCGGCGCCCACCACGCAGGAGGTCAAGGCCCAGGTCGACGCGCTCTACCACGAGGCCGAGCAGGCGACCGAGCAGTACAACGGCGCGAAGGAGCAGGCGGACACCGCCAGGGCGGCGGTGGACGACCTCCAGGACGAGCTGGCGCGCAAGACCGCGAAGCTGAACGCGACCCGGGACACCGTCGGGGCACTGGCCGCGGCGCAGTACCGAAGCGGCGGCATCGACCCCGCTCTGCAGCTGGCGCTGAACGCCACTCCCGACACCTATCTCGACCGGGCCGCCACGCTCGACCGGCTGGGCGCACGGGTCACCACCGCGCTGACGCAACTCACCGGCCAGCAAAGGGACATCGAGCACACCAGGGCCGAGGCGGCCGGCCGGCTCAGCACCCTGCGCAGCGCCCAGGACCGGCTCGCCGCCCGCAAGCAGACCGTCCGGGCCAAGCTCAGCCGGGCGCAGGAGCTGCTGGCCCGCCTCACCGCGGCCGAGCGGGCGAGGATCGAGGCCACGGACGCCGGCGCCGCCCCGGGGGCATCCACCCGCGGCACCGTCCGCCCGCCGCTGACGGCCGGCGCCGCCGCCGCGCCCGCCTCCGCCCGCGCCGCCCAGGCGGTCGCCTTCGCGTACCGCTCCCTCGGCCTGCCCTACGTCTGGGGCGCCACCGGCCCCAACTCCTTCGACTGCTCGGGCCTCACCCAGGCGTCGTGGCGGTCGGCGGGGGTCTCCCTGCCGCGCACCACCTACGCCCAGGTCAATGCCGGCGCCCGCGTCTCCCTGTCCCAACTCCGGCCGGGCGACCTGGTCTTCTTCTACTCCGGCCTCAGCCATGTCGGCATCTACATCGGCAACGGCCGGATGATCCACGCCCCGCACCCCGGCGCCCCGGTCCGTATCGCCCCCATCTCCGAAATGCCCTTCGCCGCCGCAGTCCGCCCCGCCTAG
- a CDS encoding C40 family peptidase encodes MASHRKPRTSMLATTAPRAAVGVTAAALASVTLLSESASATPAPAKPSISEVKKQVDSLNQQAEVATQQYDQAKEKTDTQRATANQLLAQVAQKTEKMNETRRVLGQFASAQYRNGGIGATTQLMLSDSPDAFLEQNHMMDRLSATQEEALQTFKVQQEQASIQRAQASASLSALTTAQNKLATEKKNVSAKLAAAQKLLNTLNAEQRAKLAAMSRPPAASTSAKSSGGSAPTYTGPATGRAAAAIQFAMAQRGKPYASGATGPSSYDCSGLTQAAYRAAGITIGRTTWDQVKDGTAVSESQLRPGDLVFFYSGISHVGIYIGNGQVVHAPHTGAVVEVAPMSWMPFAAARRIA; translated from the coding sequence GTGGCGTCGCACCGCAAGCCGCGTACCTCCATGCTCGCCACGACCGCCCCCCGTGCGGCGGTCGGCGTCACCGCGGCGGCCCTGGCATCGGTCACCCTGCTCAGCGAGAGCGCGAGCGCCACCCCGGCGCCGGCCAAGCCCTCCATCAGTGAGGTCAAGAAGCAGGTCGACAGCCTCAACCAGCAGGCGGAGGTCGCGACGCAGCAGTACGACCAGGCCAAGGAGAAGACCGACACCCAGCGGGCCACGGCCAACCAGCTGCTCGCCCAGGTCGCGCAGAAGACCGAGAAGATGAACGAGACGCGCCGCGTCCTGGGCCAGTTCGCCAGCGCCCAGTACCGCAACGGCGGTATCGGCGCGACCACCCAGCTGATGCTCTCGGACAGCCCCGACGCCTTCCTTGAGCAGAACCACATGATGGACCGGCTCTCCGCCACCCAGGAGGAGGCGCTGCAGACCTTCAAGGTGCAGCAGGAGCAGGCGTCCATACAGCGGGCCCAGGCCAGCGCCAGCCTCAGCGCGCTGACCACCGCGCAGAACAAGCTGGCCACCGAGAAGAAGAACGTCTCCGCGAAGCTCGCCGCGGCCCAGAAGCTGCTCAACACGCTCAACGCCGAGCAGCGCGCGAAGCTCGCCGCGATGAGCCGGCCGCCGGCCGCCTCGACGAGTGCGAAGTCCTCCGGCGGTTCGGCCCCCACGTACACCGGCCCCGCCACCGGGCGGGCCGCCGCCGCGATCCAGTTCGCCATGGCGCAGCGCGGCAAGCCGTACGCCTCCGGTGCCACCGGTCCCAGCTCGTACGACTGCTCCGGGCTCACCCAGGCCGCCTACCGCGCGGCGGGCATCACCATCGGCCGCACCACCTGGGACCAGGTCAAGGACGGCACGGCGGTCTCCGAGTCGCAGCTGCGGCCGGGCGACCTGGTCTTCTTCTACTCCGGCATCAGCCACGTCGGCATCTACATCGGCAACGGCCAGGTCGTGCACGCCCCGCACACCGGAGCGGTCGTCGAGGTCGCCCCGATGAGCTGGATGCCCTTCGCGGCAGCGCGCCGTATCGCCTGA
- a CDS encoding C40 family peptidase, whose translation MATHRKARTALLSAPGPRAAVGITTAALATVTLMTESASATPAPGKPAQPSISEVKAKVDSLMHQAEVATEKYNGAKEKRDQQNATVNKLLAQVARKTETLNESRRVLGTYAAAQYRGGDTTTTRYLTAPDPQALVDQVHLTKVMADRQKSAMQSFRTQQAAATKQRVEAAKSLQTLTTRQTELKTAKADVQSKLSQAQHLLNTLTAQEKARLAALQAKQEAEAKKKAAALAAAEKAKAAKAAELAKTTAGSKGADAPTTPANSSIADQAIAFAQKQLGKPYVWGATGPDSFDCSGLTQAAYKAAGITLPRTTYDQVNVGTRISEADLKPGDLIFFYSDVSHVGLYIGGGNMIHAPHTGTVVKIAPITEMPFYGAVRPY comes from the coding sequence ATGGCCACACACCGTAAGGCGCGTACCGCGCTCCTGAGCGCCCCCGGCCCGCGTGCCGCGGTGGGCATCACGACCGCGGCGCTCGCCACCGTGACCCTGATGACCGAGAGCGCGAGCGCGACGCCGGCGCCCGGCAAGCCCGCGCAGCCGTCGATCAGCGAGGTCAAGGCGAAGGTCGACTCGCTGATGCACCAGGCCGAGGTCGCCACCGAGAAGTACAACGGCGCCAAGGAGAAGCGGGACCAGCAGAACGCCACCGTCAACAAGCTGCTGGCCCAGGTCGCCCGGAAGACGGAGACCCTCAACGAGTCGCGCCGGGTGCTCGGGACGTACGCGGCGGCGCAGTACCGCGGCGGCGACACCACGACCACCCGCTACCTGACGGCGCCCGACCCGCAGGCGCTGGTGGACCAGGTGCACCTGACCAAGGTGATGGCCGACCGGCAGAAGTCGGCGATGCAGTCCTTCCGGACGCAGCAGGCGGCGGCGACCAAGCAGCGGGTCGAGGCGGCCAAGAGCCTGCAGACGCTCACCACCCGCCAGACGGAACTGAAGACGGCGAAGGCGGACGTACAGAGCAAGCTCAGCCAGGCGCAGCACCTGCTCAACACCCTCACCGCGCAGGAGAAGGCGCGGCTGGCGGCGCTCCAGGCCAAGCAGGAGGCGGAGGCCAAGAAGAAGGCCGCGGCGCTCGCGGCGGCGGAGAAGGCGAAGGCCGCCAAGGCGGCGGAGCTGGCGAAGACCACGGCGGGCTCGAAGGGCGCCGACGCGCCGACGACGCCGGCCAACTCCTCCATAGCCGACCAGGCCATCGCCTTCGCGCAGAAGCAGCTCGGCAAGCCGTACGTGTGGGGCGCGACCGGGCCGGACTCCTTCGACTGCTCGGGGCTGACGCAGGCGGCGTACAAGGCGGCCGGCATCACCTTGCCGCGGACCACCTACGACCAGGTGAACGTCGGCACCCGGATCTCCGAGGCGGATCTCAAGCCGGGCGACCTGATCTTCTTCTACAGCGACGTCAGCCACGTCGGGCTCTACATCGGCGGCGGCAACATGATCCACGCGCCGCACACCGGCACGGTCGTCAAGATAGCGCCGATCACCGAAATGCCCTTCTACGGAGCCGTTCGCCCGTATTGA
- the pcrA gene encoding DNA helicase PcrA: MSSLFDDNFLAGLEAAHGPADAAAPEPPEPDDGPGAEDVPHDLFGDRFDGPPPRDAHYRDGAARPATDPAQLLEGLNEQQRAAVEHAGGPLLIVAGAGSGKTRVLTHRIAYLLGARHVHPGAILAITFTNKAAGEMKERVEQLVGPRANAMWVSTFHSACVRILRRESKVLGFTSSFSIYDAADSKRLMALVCRDLDLDPKQFPPKSFSAKISNLKNELIDEETFAGQAENPFEKKLAEAYAMYQARLREANALDFDDIIMTTVNLLQAFPDVAEHYRRRFRHVLVDEYQDTNHAQYTLVRELVGTGDEAAELCVVGDADQSIYAFRGATIRNILQFEEDYPQARTILLEQNYRSTQTILSAANAVIERNASRRAKNLWTESGDGPVIVGYVADQEHDEAQYIADEIDRLTDAGDARPGDVAVFYRTNAQSRVFEEVFIRVGLPYKVVGGVRFYERREVRDVLAYLRVLANPEDAVPLRRILNVPKRGIGDRAEAMIDALALRERISFPQALRRVDDAYGMAARSANAVKRFNTLMDELRTIVESGAGPAVVLEAVLERTGYLAELQASTDPQDETRVENLQELAAVALEFEQERAEDEPGTLAEFLERVALVADSDQIPDDDAESGGVITLMTLHTAKGLEFPVVFLTGMEDGVFPHMRALGQVKELEEERRLAYVGITRARERLYLTRAMMRSAWGQPSYNPPSRFLEEIPASLIEWKRTGSSAGASAGGAGPSAGSKAAASLSSTLSARGSATSGFATRRASGNRPVVSLAVGDRVTHDQFGLGTVIAVTGRPGDEKATIDFGDDRPKQLLLRYAPVQKL, encoded by the coding sequence ATGAGCAGCCTCTTTGACGACAATTTCCTGGCCGGTCTCGAAGCCGCCCACGGCCCCGCCGACGCCGCGGCCCCCGAGCCGCCGGAGCCGGACGACGGGCCCGGCGCCGAGGACGTACCGCACGACCTGTTCGGCGACCGTTTCGACGGGCCGCCGCCGCGTGACGCCCACTACCGCGACGGCGCCGCCCGCCCCGCCACCGACCCCGCGCAGCTGCTCGAAGGGCTCAATGAGCAGCAGCGCGCCGCGGTCGAGCACGCCGGCGGACCCCTGCTCATCGTGGCCGGCGCCGGCTCCGGCAAGACCCGGGTGCTCACCCACCGGATCGCCTATCTGCTCGGCGCCCGGCACGTCCACCCCGGCGCGATCCTGGCGATCACCTTCACCAACAAGGCCGCCGGCGAGATGAAGGAGCGCGTCGAGCAGCTGGTCGGCCCGCGCGCCAACGCCATGTGGGTCTCCACCTTCCACAGCGCGTGCGTCCGCATCCTGCGCCGCGAGTCCAAGGTGCTCGGCTTCACCTCGTCCTTCTCGATCTACGACGCCGCCGACTCCAAGCGGCTGATGGCGCTCGTCTGCCGGGATCTGGACCTGGACCCCAAGCAGTTCCCGCCGAAGTCGTTCAGCGCCAAGATCTCCAACCTCAAGAACGAGCTGATCGACGAGGAGACCTTCGCCGGACAGGCGGAGAACCCCTTCGAGAAGAAGCTCGCCGAGGCGTACGCGATGTACCAGGCCCGGCTGCGCGAGGCCAACGCGCTGGACTTCGACGACATCATCATGACCACGGTCAACCTGCTCCAGGCGTTCCCGGACGTCGCCGAGCACTACCGGCGGCGCTTCCGCCATGTCCTGGTGGACGAGTACCAGGACACCAACCACGCCCAGTACACCCTCGTCCGCGAGCTGGTCGGCACCGGTGACGAGGCCGCCGAGCTGTGCGTGGTCGGTGACGCGGACCAGTCGATCTACGCCTTCCGCGGCGCGACCATCCGCAACATCCTCCAGTTCGAGGAGGACTACCCGCAGGCCCGCACCATCCTGCTGGAACAGAACTACCGCTCCACCCAGACCATCCTCTCGGCCGCCAACGCCGTCATCGAGCGCAACGCGAGCCGCCGGGCGAAGAACCTGTGGACCGAGTCGGGTGACGGCCCGGTCATCGTCGGCTACGTCGCCGACCAGGAGCACGACGAGGCGCAGTACATCGCCGACGAGATCGACCGGCTCACCGACGCCGGCGACGCCCGTCCCGGTGACGTCGCGGTCTTCTACCGCACCAACGCGCAGTCCCGTGTCTTCGAAGAGGTCTTCATCCGGGTCGGCCTGCCGTACAAGGTCGTCGGCGGCGTCCGCTTCTACGAGCGCCGCGAGGTCCGGGACGTCCTGGCGTACCTGCGGGTGCTCGCCAACCCCGAGGACGCCGTTCCGCTGCGCCGGATCCTCAACGTGCCCAAGCGCGGCATCGGCGACCGCGCCGAAGCGATGATCGACGCCCTCGCGCTGCGCGAGCGCATCTCCTTCCCGCAGGCGCTGCGCCGGGTGGACGACGCGTACGGCATGGCGGCGCGCTCGGCGAACGCGGTGAAGCGGTTCAACACGCTGATGGACGAGCTGCGGACGATCGTGGAGTCCGGCGCCGGGCCCGCCGTCGTCCTGGAAGCGGTGCTCGAACGCACGGGGTATCTCGCCGAACTGCAGGCGTCCACCGACCCGCAGGACGAGACCCGCGTCGAGAACCTGCAGGAACTCGCCGCCGTCGCGCTGGAGTTCGAGCAGGAGCGGGCGGAGGACGAGCCCGGCACGCTGGCCGAGTTCCTGGAACGGGTGGCGCTGGTCGCCGACTCCGACCAGATCCCGGACGACGACGCCGAATCCGGCGGCGTCATCACGCTGATGACCCTGCACACCGCCAAGGGCCTTGAGTTCCCTGTGGTGTTCCTCACCGGCATGGAGGACGGCGTCTTCCCGCACATGCGGGCGCTGGGGCAGGTCAAGGAGTTGGAGGAGGAGCGGCGCCTGGCGTACGTGGGCATCACCCGCGCCCGCGAACGGCTCTATCTGACCCGCGCGATGATGCGCAGCGCGTGGGGGCAGCCCTCGTACAACCCGCCTTCGCGGTTCCTTGAGGAGATTCCGGCGAGCCTGATCGAGTGGAAGCGGACGGGTTCGTCGGCGGGGGCCTCGGCCGGCGGAGCGGGCCCGAGCGCCGGCTCGAAGGCGGCGGCGTCGCTCTCCTCCACGCTGTCCGCCCGCGGCAGCGCCACCAGCGGCTTCGCCACCCGCCGCGCCTCGGGCAACCGCCCCGTCGTCTCCCTCGCGGTCGGCGACCGCGTCACCCACGACCAGTTCGGCCTCGGCACGGTCATCGCGGTCACCGGCCGCCCCGGCGACGAAAAAGCGACGATCGACTTCGGCGACGACCGCCCCAAACAACTCCTCCTCCGCTACGCCCCCGTCCAAAAGCTCTAG